In a single window of the Chloroflexi bacterium ADurb.Bin180 genome:
- a CDS encoding Serpin (serine protease inhibitor), translating into MSRKWPKMVLASLALAVTLAGCAPSLPAAVQAQEVRSDVPRLEPDPSAEADVPELVAGNTAFALGLYRALFDENENQFTSPYSISLALAMTLAGAAGETEAEMLDVLRLPQQDALHAAFNAIDQALRKR; encoded by the coding sequence ATGAGCAGAAAATGGCCTAAGATGGTGTTGGCCAGTCTGGCGCTGGCCGTGACCCTGGCAGGCTGTGCCCCGTCCCTGCCGGCGGCGGTCCAGGCGCAGGAGGTGCGCTCGGACGTGCCGCGGCTCGAACCCGACCCATCGGCCGAGGCGGATGTGCCAGAGCTGGTGGCGGGCAACACCGCCTTTGCCCTGGGCCTGTACCGGGCGCTCTTTGATGAAAACGAGAACCAGTTCACCTCGCCCTACTCCATCTCGCTGGCCCTGGCTATGACCCTGGCCGGCGCCGCCGGCGAGACCGAGGCAGAGATGCTGGACGTGCTGCGCCTGCCGCAACAGGACGCGCTGCACGCCGCCTTTAACGCCATCGACCAGGCGCTGCGCAAGCGGTGA